In Myxococcus guangdongensis, the following proteins share a genomic window:
- the glyS gene encoding glycine--tRNA ligase subunit beta codes for MARDLLLEVGAEEIPASFIAPALEDLRRVVTERLADARLEHGEVKVYGTPRRLAVWVRDVADAGKDVVKEVLGPSAKAAFDAQGKPTKAAEKFAEGLKLSVDQLGRAQTAKGEYVSARVEEKGRAAADIVPDALYAAVHSINFRKSMRWGDVESSFARPVQWLVALLGGDVVPVIFGDVKSGRVTYGHRFLSPGAIELKAPGDYEAALAKANVVADIAKRRAQLVEKVTAAAKAAGGALLEDEGLVDQVTNLVELPSPVVGTFEERHLDLPAEVLVQEMKSHQRYFSLVDGAGKLLPKFIAVSNTPVRDEQLSLRGYQRVLRARLADGRFFFDEDRKTPLADRVEKLGRVVWQGQLGTYLEKVERFRSLAVWLAGQTKRAGESATIERAATLAKADLVTGMVGEFPELQGVMGREYARASGEPDAVALAIFEHYLPRGAEDALPTQDAGALIGIADRLDSLCGIFAIGKVPSGAADPFGLRRACLAIIRLVLGRGYRFSLSAAVDEALRLLAPRLANVKRKAGDPAPREQVLEFFRGRLKALWGEQHRTDVVEAVLAAGFDDLVAAQKRLEALSLIVGRADFQPLAAAFKRVVNIVEKQGRDVAGGQTQAQKLVDDAEKQLHTAFSQARTSVTGLLQGDDYAGALKEITGLKPVVDTFFDKVMVMAEDKELRENRIRLLTEIGALFNQVADFSKIQAEVAA; via the coding sequence GTGGCGCGTGATCTGCTCCTGGAAGTGGGCGCGGAGGAGATCCCCGCCTCGTTCATCGCCCCCGCGCTGGAGGACCTGCGCCGGGTGGTGACGGAGCGCCTGGCGGACGCGCGCCTCGAGCACGGTGAGGTGAAGGTCTACGGCACGCCCCGGCGCCTGGCGGTCTGGGTGCGCGACGTGGCGGACGCGGGCAAGGACGTGGTGAAGGAGGTGCTGGGGCCCAGCGCCAAGGCCGCGTTCGACGCGCAGGGCAAGCCCACCAAGGCGGCGGAGAAGTTCGCCGAGGGGCTGAAGCTCTCGGTGGACCAGCTCGGTCGCGCGCAGACGGCCAAGGGTGAGTACGTGTCCGCGCGCGTGGAGGAGAAGGGCCGCGCGGCGGCGGACATCGTCCCGGACGCGCTGTACGCGGCGGTGCACTCCATCAACTTCCGCAAGTCCATGCGCTGGGGTGACGTGGAGTCCTCCTTCGCCCGGCCCGTGCAGTGGCTGGTGGCGCTGCTCGGCGGCGACGTGGTGCCCGTCATCTTCGGCGACGTGAAGAGCGGCCGCGTGACGTACGGCCACCGCTTCCTGTCGCCCGGCGCCATCGAGCTGAAGGCGCCTGGGGACTACGAGGCCGCGCTGGCGAAGGCGAACGTGGTGGCGGACATCGCGAAGCGCCGCGCCCAGCTGGTCGAGAAGGTGACGGCGGCGGCGAAGGCGGCCGGCGGCGCGCTGCTCGAGGACGAGGGCCTGGTGGACCAGGTGACCAACCTGGTGGAGCTGCCCAGCCCCGTGGTGGGCACGTTCGAAGAGCGCCACCTGGACCTGCCGGCGGAGGTGCTGGTGCAGGAGATGAAGAGCCACCAGCGCTACTTCTCGCTGGTGGACGGGGCGGGGAAGCTGTTGCCCAAGTTCATCGCCGTGTCGAACACGCCGGTGCGCGACGAGCAGCTCAGCCTGCGCGGCTACCAGCGCGTGCTGCGCGCGCGGCTGGCGGACGGCCGCTTCTTCTTCGACGAGGACCGCAAGACGCCGCTCGCCGACCGCGTGGAGAAGCTGGGCCGCGTGGTGTGGCAGGGGCAGCTGGGCACCTATCTGGAGAAGGTGGAGCGCTTCCGCTCGCTGGCGGTGTGGCTGGCCGGGCAGACGAAGCGGGCAGGGGAGAGCGCCACCATCGAGCGCGCGGCCACGCTGGCCAAGGCGGACCTCGTCACCGGCATGGTGGGCGAGTTCCCGGAGCTCCAGGGCGTCATGGGCCGCGAGTACGCGCGGGCCAGCGGCGAACCGGACGCGGTGGCCCTGGCCATCTTCGAGCACTACCTGCCCCGAGGCGCCGAGGACGCGCTGCCCACGCAGGACGCGGGCGCGCTCATCGGCATCGCCGACCGGCTCGACTCGCTGTGCGGCATCTTCGCCATCGGCAAGGTGCCCAGCGGCGCGGCGGACCCGTTCGGCCTGCGCCGCGCGTGTCTGGCCATCATCCGGCTGGTGCTGGGGCGGGGCTACCGCTTCAGCCTGTCTGCGGCGGTGGACGAGGCGCTTCGGCTGCTCGCCCCCCGGCTGGCCAACGTCAAGCGCAAGGCGGGCGACCCCGCGCCGCGCGAGCAGGTGCTGGAGTTCTTCCGCGGGCGCCTCAAGGCGCTGTGGGGGGAGCAGCACCGCACGGACGTGGTGGAGGCGGTGCTCGCGGCGGGCTTCGATGACCTGGTGGCCGCCCAGAAGCGCCTGGAGGCGCTGAGCCTCATCGTCGGGCGGGCCGACTTCCAGCCCCTGGCCGCGGCCTTCAAGCGCGTGGTCAACATCGTGGAGAAGCAGGGCCGCGACGTGGCGGGGGGCCAGACGCAGGCCCAGAAGCTGGTGGACGACGCCGAGAAGCAGCTCCACACCGCCTTCTCCCAGGCGCGCACGTCCGTGACGGGGCTGCTCCAGGGGGATGACTACGCGGGCGCCCTCAAGGAAATCACCGGGTTGAAGCCCGTCGTGGACACCTTCTTCGACAAGGTGATGGTGATGGCCGAGGACAAGGAGCTGCGGGAGAACCGCATCCGGCTGCTCACGGAGATTGGCGCCCTGTTCAACCAGGTGGCCGACTTCTCGAAGATCCAGGCCGAAGTCGCGGCCTGA
- a CDS encoding type II and III secretion system protein family protein, with the protein MFTRFTHAAALGALVALVASGSALAQEGTTFSLGVGAQKVLNIPGLSKVALGDPSIADVKTLGSGQLLVTGQAEGKTTLLIWKTTGQRTSYLINVRKQDPNDVIAEIKRLLGEIEGVSVRMVGDRIYLDGQAYTTQDADRIEQVVSLYPNVKSFVKIAPNAKKLVAQNLNAAFQKGGLKNVQANVVGATIFLEGSVESQQDLQKAELITKAIGEKVENLLVVGIKRMILSEVQFVEIRRNSRDRYGIRYPLDITGTASAAATVTQELFPGTFGQGGSNLGLTAGADFSIGFQGNDGYGRLLAQPKLVCASGEKAEFLAGGEVPIPLITNNQFSVEYKKYGVILNLRPTADRNGNIQTEIEAEASEIDTSVAVSFGGSSTIPGFRTRKVKTNVTVRHGETIVLSGVFSHDEQKSVSKIPGLGHIPIVGELFKSRGFDSTKRELVIFVTPRIVNPDSDKVRTIIEDVKSRYKQARSEVNFNIFD; encoded by the coding sequence ATGTTCACACGCTTCACGCATGCCGCCGCCCTGGGCGCGCTCGTTGCCCTGGTTGCCAGCGGCTCCGCCCTGGCCCAGGAAGGCACCACGTTCAGCCTCGGGGTGGGCGCCCAGAAGGTTCTCAACATCCCGGGCCTCAGCAAGGTGGCCCTCGGCGATCCGTCCATCGCCGACGTGAAGACGCTCGGCTCCGGCCAGCTGCTCGTCACCGGCCAGGCGGAAGGCAAGACGACCCTCCTCATCTGGAAGACCACCGGTCAGCGCACCAGCTACCTCATCAACGTGCGCAAGCAGGACCCCAACGACGTCATCGCGGAGATCAAGCGCCTGCTGGGTGAGATCGAAGGCGTCTCCGTCCGCATGGTGGGAGACCGCATCTACCTGGACGGTCAGGCCTACACCACGCAGGACGCGGACCGCATCGAGCAGGTGGTGAGCCTGTATCCGAACGTGAAGTCGTTCGTGAAGATCGCCCCCAACGCCAAGAAGCTGGTGGCGCAGAACCTGAACGCCGCGTTCCAGAAGGGCGGCCTGAAGAACGTGCAGGCCAACGTGGTCGGCGCGACCATCTTCCTGGAGGGCTCGGTGGAGAGCCAGCAGGACCTCCAGAAGGCGGAGCTCATCACCAAGGCCATCGGCGAGAAGGTGGAGAACCTGCTCGTGGTCGGCATCAAGCGGATGATTCTGTCGGAGGTCCAGTTCGTCGAAATCCGCCGCAACAGCCGCGACCGTTACGGCATCCGCTACCCCCTGGACATCACGGGCACAGCGTCCGCCGCGGCCACGGTGACGCAGGAGCTGTTCCCGGGCACCTTCGGCCAGGGCGGTTCCAACCTGGGCCTGACGGCGGGCGCGGACTTCTCCATCGGCTTCCAGGGCAACGACGGTTACGGCCGTCTGCTCGCGCAGCCCAAGCTGGTGTGCGCCAGCGGTGAGAAGGCGGAGTTCCTGGCGGGCGGCGAGGTCCCGATTCCGCTCATCACCAACAACCAGTTCTCCGTCGAGTACAAGAAGTACGGCGTCATCCTGAACCTGCGCCCCACGGCGGACCGCAACGGCAACATCCAGACGGAGATCGAGGCCGAGGCCTCCGAAATCGACACGTCCGTCGCGGTGTCCTTCGGCGGTTCGTCCACGATTCCGGGCTTCCGCACCCGCAAGGTGAAGACGAACGTCACCGTGCGCCACGGTGAGACCATCGTCCTGTCCGGCGTGTTCAGCCACGACGAGCAGAAGTCCGTCTCCAAGATTCCCGGCCTGGGTCACATCCCCATCGTCGGCGAGCTCTTCAAGAGCCGCGGCTTCGACTCGACCAAGCGCGAGCTGGTCATCTTCGTCACGCCGCGCATCGTCAACCCGGACTCCGACAAGGTCCGCACCATCATCGAGGACGTGAAGAGCCGCTACAAGCAGGCCCGGTCCGAGGTGAACTTCAACATCTTCGACTGA
- a CDS encoding A24 family peptidase encodes MTPGQLALWTALAVALVISVVTDVMRREILDVVTYPLMAVGLGVRLATEGVGGLDQGLISGLVSGVGLALLLVPAAVRGRMGWGDVKLMGGVGAVLGFPASMAAAAFISLVGAAQAVVSLLWQGAVWDTVAAALRRWAVRLRLARAETEPSTQRHIPYGVAIALGTFWAVWWQQQSLG; translated from the coding sequence ATGACGCCTGGACAACTCGCGCTTTGGACGGCCCTTGCAGTGGCCCTGGTGATCTCGGTGGTGACGGACGTCATGCGCCGGGAGATCCTCGACGTGGTCACCTACCCGCTGATGGCGGTGGGGCTGGGAGTGCGCCTCGCCACCGAAGGGGTGGGGGGGCTGGACCAGGGGCTCATCAGCGGGCTGGTGTCGGGCGTGGGCCTGGCACTGCTGCTGGTGCCCGCGGCGGTCCGGGGGCGGATGGGGTGGGGCGACGTGAAGTTGATGGGTGGGGTGGGCGCCGTGCTGGGGTTCCCAGCGTCGATGGCGGCCGCCGCGTTCATCTCCCTGGTGGGCGCGGCCCAGGCGGTGGTCTCGCTCCTGTGGCAGGGGGCGGTCTGGGACACGGTGGCGGCGGCGCTGCGGCGTTGGGCGGTCCGTCTTCGCCTGGCGCGCGCGGAGACGGAGCCCTCCACGCAGCGCCACATCCCCTACGGGGTGGCCATCGCGCTCGGGACCTTCTGGGCGGTGTGGTGGCAGCAACAAAGCTTGGGTTAG
- a CDS encoding ATPase, T2SS/T4P/T4SS family, protein MFLITLAEKGGGTEQREYHKPEITIGRLPGNDIMLAKGNVSKYHSRIVAKDGKCIIVDMKSTNGTFVNGKKIAAPQVLKPTDQIYIGDYIINVEPLEDAGPAMTRAGQEEEAYDDQGEEEGYPEEEQYEDEEPYEEEEPPPPPPPQPAAGRMPASMASALAKNKKKVDPRVERYTRLQKEIHDRLIEYLDLRRMDMDRLGDDELWRRTEKAIRDIIDQMEADGELPEDVDREELLTDVINEALGLGPLEAFLASDEISEIMVNHANQIYIEKKGKLTLSEKTFSSNQAVLGVIERIVAPIGRRIDESSPLVDARLKDGSRVNAIIPPLALKGPCITIRKFKKDSLKIQDLIKYKTLTAQMAEFLEMCVKARRNIVISGGTGSGKTTTLNIISAFIPDDERIVTVEDAAELQLPQDHWVQLESRPPNLEGKGAITIRDLVKNCLRMRPDRIVVGECRSGETLDMLQAMNTGHDGSLTTLHANTPRDAIARLETMVLMSGMDLPVKAIREQISSAVHMIVQQTRFSDGTRKICYVTEVSGMEVDIVTLQDIFYYKQDGFTEDHKVRGRFVASGFVPKFYDELQRKGIPVNMSIFRED, encoded by the coding sequence ATGTTTTTGATCACCCTCGCGGAAAAGGGCGGCGGGACCGAGCAGCGTGAGTACCACAAGCCGGAGATCACCATCGGTCGGCTGCCCGGCAATGACATCATGCTCGCGAAGGGCAATGTCTCGAAGTACCACTCCCGCATCGTCGCCAAGGATGGCAAGTGCATCATCGTGGACATGAAGTCCACGAACGGCACCTTCGTGAACGGCAAGAAGATCGCCGCGCCACAGGTGCTGAAGCCGACGGACCAGATCTACATCGGCGACTACATCATCAACGTGGAACCGCTGGAGGACGCGGGTCCGGCGATGACGCGCGCGGGCCAGGAAGAAGAGGCCTACGACGACCAGGGTGAGGAGGAGGGCTACCCCGAGGAGGAGCAGTACGAGGACGAGGAGCCCTACGAGGAGGAGGAGCCGCCTCCGCCGCCGCCTCCTCAGCCCGCGGCGGGCCGCATGCCCGCGTCGATGGCGTCCGCGCTGGCGAAGAACAAGAAGAAGGTGGACCCCCGGGTGGAGCGCTACACGCGGCTCCAGAAGGAGATCCACGACCGGCTCATCGAGTACCTCGACCTGCGTCGCATGGACATGGACCGGCTGGGTGACGACGAGCTGTGGCGTCGCACCGAGAAGGCCATCCGCGACATCATCGACCAGATGGAGGCCGATGGTGAGCTCCCGGAGGACGTGGACCGGGAGGAGCTGCTCACCGACGTCATCAACGAGGCGCTGGGCCTGGGGCCCCTCGAGGCGTTCCTCGCGTCGGATGAGATCAGCGAGATCATGGTGAACCACGCCAACCAGATCTACATCGAGAAGAAGGGCAAGCTGACGCTGTCGGAGAAGACGTTCTCCTCGAACCAGGCGGTGCTCGGCGTCATCGAGCGAATCGTGGCGCCCATCGGTCGGCGCATCGACGAGTCCAGCCCGCTGGTGGACGCGCGCCTCAAGGACGGCAGCCGCGTCAACGCCATCATCCCGCCGCTGGCGCTGAAGGGTCCCTGCATCACCATCCGCAAGTTCAAGAAGGACTCGCTGAAGATCCAGGACCTCATCAAGTACAAGACGCTGACGGCGCAGATGGCCGAGTTCCTGGAGATGTGCGTCAAGGCCCGGCGCAACATCGTCATCTCCGGCGGCACCGGCTCCGGCAAGACGACGACGCTCAACATCATCAGCGCCTTCATCCCCGACGACGAGCGCATCGTCACGGTGGAGGACGCCGCGGAGCTGCAGCTGCCCCAGGACCACTGGGTGCAGTTGGAGAGCCGGCCGCCCAACCTGGAAGGCAAGGGCGCCATCACCATCCGCGACCTGGTGAAGAACTGCCTGCGCATGCGTCCGGACCGCATCGTCGTGGGCGAGTGCCGCTCGGGCGAGACGCTGGACATGCTCCAGGCGATGAACACGGGCCACGACGGCTCGCTCACCACGCTGCACGCCAACACGCCGCGCGACGCCATCGCCCGGTTGGAGACGATGGTGCTCATGTCCGGCATGGACCTGCCGGTGAAGGCCATCCGCGAACAGATCTCCAGCGCCGTGCACATGATCGTCCAGCAGACGCGCTTCTCCGACGGAACGCGGAAGATCTGCTACGTCACGGAGGTGTCCGGCATGGAGGTCGACATCGTCACGCTCCAGGACATCTTCTATTACAAGCAGGACGGCTTCACGGAGGACCACAAGGTGCGTGGTCGCTTCGTGGCGTCCGGCTTCGTGCCGAAGTTCTACGACGAGCTTCAGCGCAAGGGCATCCCCGTCAACATGAGCATCTTCCGCGAGGACTGA
- the glyQ gene encoding glycine--tRNA ligase subunit alpha, translating to MYFQDLIFTLQKHWADQGCLSTQPYDLEVGAGTMAPTTFLRALGPEPWNVAYVQPSRRPADGRFGENPNRLFQHHQFQVILKPAPKNVQELYLESLRKIRIDPLEHDIRFVEDDWESPTLGAWGLGWEVWCDGMEVTQFTYFQQCGGFDCKPVSAELTYGLERICMYLQNVENVFDIEWVKGVKYREVFHPNEVEMSRYALQESDAAMLFSLFDAYEKECKRLIERQLPLPAYDFALKCSHTFNLLDARGAISVTERAAFIKRVRDNARLCAEGYLQMRERLGYPLLKTPWTVGEQPAILEGKAASDYWKTVQLNKPVEKKEKAEVTRGA from the coding sequence ATGTATTTCCAGGACCTCATCTTCACGCTCCAGAAGCACTGGGCCGACCAGGGCTGCCTCTCCACGCAGCCGTATGACCTCGAGGTCGGCGCGGGCACCATGGCTCCCACGACGTTCCTCCGCGCGCTGGGGCCGGAGCCCTGGAACGTGGCGTACGTGCAGCCGTCTCGGCGCCCCGCGGACGGCCGCTTCGGTGAGAACCCGAACCGGCTGTTCCAGCACCACCAGTTCCAGGTCATCCTCAAGCCCGCGCCCAAGAACGTGCAGGAGCTGTATCTGGAGTCGCTGCGGAAGATTCGCATCGACCCGCTCGAGCACGACATCCGCTTCGTCGAGGACGACTGGGAGTCGCCCACGCTCGGCGCCTGGGGCCTGGGCTGGGAGGTGTGGTGCGACGGGATGGAGGTGACGCAGTTCACCTACTTCCAGCAGTGCGGCGGCTTCGACTGCAAGCCCGTCTCCGCGGAGCTCACGTACGGGCTCGAGCGCATCTGCATGTACCTGCAGAACGTGGAGAACGTCTTCGACATCGAGTGGGTCAAGGGCGTGAAGTACCGCGAGGTGTTCCACCCGAACGAGGTGGAGATGAGCCGGTACGCGCTCCAGGAGTCGGACGCGGCCATGCTCTTCTCGCTGTTCGACGCGTACGAGAAGGAGTGCAAGCGGCTCATCGAGCGGCAGTTGCCGCTGCCCGCGTACGACTTCGCGCTGAAGTGCTCGCACACGTTCAACCTGCTGGACGCGCGCGGCGCCATCTCCGTCACGGAGCGCGCCGCCTTCATCAAGCGCGTGCGGGACAACGCGCGGCTGTGCGCGGAGGGCTACCTCCAGATGCGTGAGCGGCTGGGCTATCCGCTGCTCAAGACGCCGTGGACGGTGGGGGAGCAGCCCGCCATCCTCGAGGGCAAGGCCGCCAGCGACTACTGGAAGACGGTGCAGCTCAACAAGCCGGTGGAGAAGAAGGAGAAGGCGGAGGTGACCCGTGGCGCGTGA
- a CDS encoding FHA domain-containing protein yields MIDQNSRPARKVGIADHLWETYEDMAQQMGSDRDALINQALFMFARLNGFIEAKSRGEAHVAPAPVAAPSRPSPVAAAPAARPSAPPVLAPAPAPKAEPPAPARAGGRGAPPPPEDRSSANGLDNDPVRREVAERVLETAAELERLIKGKNEPPPPTDEMVEDEEPLPDQDEPPLEDEEQAEPEEEPADELAEEEGAALYLCTEDGGEERIVKERYVIGRGKHCDFVINSGKVSREHAVISQEGNDWIIEDLGSSNGTWFNKQRIKRRKIEDSDEYFICSEKIRLIFR; encoded by the coding sequence ATGATCGATCAGAACTCACGCCCCGCCCGCAAGGTCGGTATCGCCGACCACCTGTGGGAGACGTACGAAGACATGGCCCAGCAGATGGGCTCGGACCGCGACGCCCTGATCAACCAGGCGCTGTTCATGTTCGCGCGCCTCAACGGGTTCATCGAGGCGAAGTCCCGAGGGGAGGCGCACGTCGCGCCTGCTCCCGTGGCCGCGCCTTCGCGTCCGTCTCCCGTGGCGGCGGCCCCCGCCGCCCGTCCCTCCGCGCCCCCGGTGCTGGCGCCCGCGCCGGCGCCCAAGGCCGAGCCACCCGCGCCCGCCCGTGCGGGGGGCCGTGGCGCGCCGCCTCCTCCCGAGGACCGCTCTTCCGCCAACGGCCTGGACAATGACCCCGTCCGCCGCGAGGTGGCCGAGCGCGTGCTGGAGACCGCCGCGGAGCTCGAGCGCCTCATCAAGGGCAAGAACGAGCCGCCCCCGCCCACCGACGAGATGGTCGAGGACGAGGAGCCGCTGCCCGACCAGGACGAGCCGCCCCTCGAGGACGAGGAGCAGGCCGAGCCCGAGGAGGAGCCCGCGGACGAGCTCGCCGAGGAGGAGGGCGCCGCGCTCTACCTCTGCACGGAGGACGGTGGCGAGGAGCGCATCGTCAAGGAGCGCTACGTCATCGGCCGCGGCAAGCACTGCGACTTCGTCATCAATTCCGGCAAGGTGTCGCGCGAGCACGCCGTCATCAGCCAGGAAGGCAATGACTGGATCATCGAGGACCTGGGCTCGTCCAACGGGACCTGGTTCAACAAGCAGCGGATCAAACGCCGCAAGATCGAAGACTCGGACGAGTACTTCATCTGCAGCGAGAAAATCCGGCTCATCTTCCGCTGA
- a CDS encoding YncE family protein, which translates to MRPYLVTSALLLLSSCVDTTQKPPPSTRLVYPSGVAFWRPEVTQSTNGFLYVAGANFDKCYESGAVTALDLDALGLRPFGKDFADAAEVGSFPALLTDLKVDANRSYVRIDSFAGEMTLWTPPGRSPRLFVPTRAEGSYLQVIDVADDGLGLTCAQSASNRDCRVNALSLVGVPGANKDGVPGAPAPLGVTVDRFNPDGRVWVTHTELVGPPTTDTQSDLQGYLVDLPAAAPTRDSLSPASFVPLGVNGLLPGAAHSVAIGSRYLYASGRNSATQQLGTLSAAYVLRLVDRTATDRVLETDVRSIYSIREARGVAVVSLPRRDDPTQVDLDRERVYLLARGPDTLLIIDIENARADLPTLRVVSAQSLPEGASELEVIPRAAGRGNLVAVTGSGDEAVSIYDEEVGQLVAQVLVGDQDPAQPSQPYGLTADVRNNSARLFTTTFGDGRVAVIDIPNLDRPQDARRVALLGVQQLRDTRQGTSVCQESSP; encoded by the coding sequence ATGCGCCCCTACCTCGTCACCTCCGCGCTGCTGCTGCTGTCGTCTTGTGTCGACACCACGCAGAAGCCTCCGCCGTCCACTCGCCTCGTCTATCCGAGCGGTGTCGCCTTCTGGCGACCCGAGGTCACCCAGTCCACGAACGGATTCCTGTACGTGGCGGGAGCCAACTTCGACAAGTGCTACGAATCCGGCGCGGTGACGGCGCTGGACCTGGACGCCCTGGGCCTGCGGCCCTTCGGCAAGGACTTCGCCGACGCCGCCGAGGTCGGAAGCTTCCCCGCGCTGCTGACCGACCTGAAGGTCGACGCCAACCGCAGCTACGTGCGCATCGACAGCTTCGCCGGGGAGATGACGCTCTGGACCCCGCCGGGCCGCTCGCCCCGCTTGTTCGTCCCGACGCGCGCCGAGGGCAGCTACCTCCAGGTCATCGACGTGGCGGATGACGGGCTGGGCCTGACGTGCGCGCAGTCCGCGTCCAACCGCGACTGCCGCGTCAACGCGCTCTCGCTGGTGGGCGTCCCGGGCGCCAACAAGGATGGTGTCCCGGGCGCGCCGGCGCCGCTGGGCGTCACGGTGGACCGCTTCAACCCGGACGGCCGGGTGTGGGTGACGCACACGGAGCTCGTCGGCCCGCCGACGACGGACACCCAGTCCGACCTCCAGGGGTATCTGGTGGACCTGCCCGCGGCGGCCCCCACGCGCGACTCGCTGAGCCCGGCGAGCTTCGTCCCGCTGGGCGTCAACGGGCTGTTGCCGGGCGCGGCGCACTCGGTGGCCATCGGCAGCCGGTACCTCTACGCGTCGGGCCGCAACTCCGCGACGCAGCAGCTGGGCACGTTGTCGGCGGCATACGTGCTGCGCCTGGTGGACCGCACGGCGACCGACCGGGTGCTGGAGACCGACGTGCGGAGCATCTACTCCATCCGCGAGGCGCGCGGCGTGGCGGTGGTGTCCCTGCCGCGGCGCGACGACCCGACGCAGGTGGACCTGGACCGCGAGCGCGTCTATCTGCTCGCGCGAGGTCCGGACACGCTGCTCATCATCGACATCGAGAACGCGCGCGCGGACCTGCCGACGCTGCGCGTGGTGTCCGCGCAGTCGCTGCCCGAGGGCGCCAGCGAGCTGGAGGTCATCCCCCGGGCCGCTGGTCGCGGCAACCTGGTGGCGGTGACGGGCAGTGGCGACGAGGCGGTCTCCATCTACGACGAGGAGGTGGGACAGCTGGTGGCCCAGGTGCTCGTCGGAGACCAGGACCCGGCCCAGCCCAGCCAGCCCTACGGGTTGACGGCGGACGTGCGGAACAACTCGGCGCGCCTGTTCACCACGACGTTTGGCGACGGACGCGTCGCCGTCATCGACATCCCCAACCTCGACCGGCCGCAGGATGCGCGGCGGGTCGCCCTGCTCGGCGTGCAGCAGCTCCGCGACACGCGTCAGGGCACCAGCGTGTGTCAGGAGTCCTCCCCGTGA